Proteins co-encoded in one Prescottella sp. R16 genomic window:
- a CDS encoding NAD(P)/FAD-dependent oxidoreductase → MTVEEFDVIVIGGGPAGENAAAYAVAGSDRTAALVEHELVGGECSYWACMPSKALLRPAEVLATARHMPGVEEKVGAYGLDVPAALARRDAFTHDRDDSSQVLWADSVGIDVIRGHARLTGTREVTVGDRILRARRAVVLATGTTAAVPDIPGLRDALPWTSRDATAVQEVPRRLAIVGGGVVACEAATWLHELGADEVTLLVRGSSLLARTEPFAGTLVAETLGKHGVTVRFGTSVTAASRPDAADTGIGRIHGGPVTLTLSDGSTLTADEILVAAGRAPATADLGLGSVGLGSASNSSGYVTVDDHLTAIGPDGDWLYAVGDVTGRAPLTHMGKYQARVCGDVIAARAEGRPLDGPRFTASADHGAVPQVVFTTPQVASVGLTENDARAAGFDIETVEVDIDVAGAALARDDFGGRASLVIDRAGDTILGATFAGTEVAELVHAATVAVVGRVPLAQLWHAVPSYPTVSEVWLRLLEKQRR, encoded by the coding sequence ATGACCGTCGAGGAGTTCGATGTCATCGTGATCGGAGGCGGACCGGCCGGGGAGAACGCTGCCGCCTACGCCGTCGCCGGCAGCGACCGCACCGCGGCGCTGGTCGAGCACGAACTGGTGGGCGGCGAATGCTCCTACTGGGCGTGCATGCCGTCGAAGGCGCTGCTGCGCCCCGCCGAGGTGCTCGCCACCGCCCGGCACATGCCGGGCGTCGAGGAGAAGGTGGGCGCATACGGCCTCGACGTGCCGGCGGCACTGGCGCGGCGCGATGCGTTCACCCACGACCGGGACGACTCGTCACAGGTGCTGTGGGCGGATTCGGTGGGCATCGACGTGATCCGCGGACACGCCCGGCTGACCGGGACCCGGGAGGTCACGGTGGGCGATCGGATACTGCGGGCCCGCCGTGCGGTGGTCCTGGCGACCGGCACCACCGCGGCCGTCCCCGACATTCCGGGCCTGCGGGACGCGCTGCCGTGGACGTCGCGGGACGCCACTGCGGTGCAGGAGGTGCCGCGCCGGCTCGCGATCGTCGGCGGCGGCGTCGTGGCGTGCGAGGCCGCGACGTGGCTGCACGAACTGGGTGCCGACGAGGTGACCCTGCTGGTGCGCGGATCGTCGTTGCTCGCCCGCACCGAACCGTTCGCCGGAACCCTGGTCGCCGAGACCCTCGGCAAGCACGGCGTCACCGTCCGCTTCGGGACGTCGGTGACCGCCGCCTCCCGACCCGATGCGGCGGACACCGGTATCGGGCGGATCCACGGCGGGCCGGTCACGCTCACCCTGTCCGACGGTTCGACCCTGACCGCCGACGAGATCCTCGTCGCCGCGGGACGCGCCCCGGCCACGGCCGATCTGGGACTCGGCAGCGTCGGCCTCGGCTCCGCCAGCAACAGCTCTGGGTACGTGACCGTCGACGACCATCTGACCGCGATCGGGCCGGACGGTGACTGGTTGTACGCGGTCGGCGACGTCACCGGCCGCGCCCCGCTCACTCACATGGGCAAGTACCAGGCCCGGGTGTGCGGGGACGTGATCGCCGCACGCGCCGAGGGCCGACCACTCGACGGGCCCCGGTTCACGGCGTCGGCCGACCACGGCGCCGTACCCCAGGTGGTGTTCACGACACCGCAGGTCGCTTCCGTCGGACTCACCGAAAATGATGCCCGTGCAGCGGGTTTCGACATCGAGACCGTCGAGGTGGACATCGACGTGGCCGGGGCGGCCCTCGCCCGCGACGACTTCGGTGGACGCGCGTCGCTCGTGATCGACCGCGCCGGCGACACGATTCTCGGGGCGACGTTCGCGGGCACCGAGGTCGCGGAACTCGTGCACGCCGCGACCGTCGCGGTGGTGGGCCGGGTGCCGCTCGCGCAGTTGTGGCACGCGGTTCCGTCGTATCCGACGGTGAGCGAGGTGTGGCTGCGACTGCTCGAGAAACAGCGCAGGTAG
- a CDS encoding DUF3703 domain-containing protein, whose product MPRITDAARIVYRNEMAAARAAVTPEERWRHLERAHIASQPSPWLHTCNHAAMLALALRQRDRREAVGQVVRIVVAAPGSLTGRYPDGNTGRTAAGLTTPMPIPGDLAAALSQ is encoded by the coding sequence ATGCCCCGGATCACCGACGCTGCTCGTATCGTCTACCGAAACGAAATGGCCGCCGCGCGGGCGGCCGTCACCCCGGAGGAGCGGTGGCGGCATCTCGAACGCGCGCACATCGCCTCGCAGCCCAGCCCGTGGCTGCACACCTGCAACCATGCGGCCATGCTGGCGCTGGCACTGCGGCAACGCGATCGCAGGGAAGCCGTCGGACAGGTCGTGCGGATCGTCGTCGCAGCCCCAGGCTCCCTCACCGGACGCTATCCCGACGGCAACACCGGACGCACCGCGGCAGGACTCACGACACCCATGCCGATTCCCGGAGACCTCGCGGCCGCACTGTCGCAGTAG
- a CDS encoding ArsR/SmtB family transcription factor, translating into MEGVKATPTSTDALARFGHALSDTTRTRVLLALRDTPRYPSELADGIGVSRQMLSNHLSCLRGCGLVVAVPEGRRTRYELADPRIGHALDDLIGLVLAVDPSCCPAPDPC; encoded by the coding sequence GTGGAAGGTGTGAAAGCTACCCCGACGTCCACCGACGCACTCGCCCGATTCGGGCACGCCCTGTCGGATACGACGCGCACCCGGGTGCTGCTGGCCCTGCGGGACACGCCCCGCTACCCGTCGGAGCTGGCGGACGGTATCGGGGTGTCCCGGCAGATGCTGTCGAATCATCTGTCGTGCCTGCGTGGATGCGGGCTCGTGGTCGCGGTACCGGAAGGACGCCGAACCCGGTACGAACTCGCGGACCCTCGTATCGGGCACGCGTTGGACGATCTGATCGGGCTGGTGCTGGCCGTCGACCCGTCCTGCTGCCCGGCCCCCGACCCCTGCTGA